A genomic segment from Neobacillus sp. YX16 encodes:
- a CDS encoding helix-turn-helix transcriptional regulator, whose protein sequence is MSVGEIIKFYRQKEGLTQEDLGRGICSVTHVSKIERGQTPYASEIISLFSERLQIDIEKEIQRFENLGNQLHYWHKVIIMRRMKEVEEIKKELETIPFIESSSYAALYYLLLARYYLLQQDFKMTYAFLIHVQSDYPDLPAYERNLYRHVWGIYYLLNYRYSKTESYQKAIAILKEIDRNEYGNLEYYYHLAAAYQWMNSYVLAYSYAEKALRYYKEIDNFLGAIMAESIMLISLGSNIETDFKEVEAAYQKLIHNCELLNIPDKKTMLLNNLGYEYYRRKDYQNAQKSYKESLRLVDKPSVLYLQRWYNYLKCCLEGKSMRKAELLKHAREGLSMAKKLDTKVYIIVFKLLILRIEENDEQYYHCIEEEALPYFTSSNSEMLTNRYGKELYHHYVETGQYEKLVQIANLLIGSINAE, encoded by the coding sequence ATGTCGGTTGGGGAAATTATTAAATTTTACCGTCAAAAAGAGGGGCTTACTCAAGAGGATTTAGGCAGGGGAATTTGCTCGGTTACCCATGTGAGCAAAATTGAACGGGGACAAACTCCCTATGCGTCAGAGATCATCTCATTGTTTTCAGAGCGTTTACAAATTGATATTGAAAAAGAGATTCAGCGCTTTGAGAACCTGGGGAATCAGCTTCATTACTGGCATAAGGTTATCATCATGCGGAGGATGAAAGAAGTCGAGGAAATCAAAAAGGAACTGGAAACCATTCCGTTTATTGAGTCTTCCTCTTATGCGGCCTTGTACTACTTGCTGCTGGCGAGGTATTATCTGCTCCAGCAGGATTTCAAAATGACATATGCTTTTTTAATTCATGTCCAAAGCGACTATCCTGATCTTCCCGCTTACGAAAGGAATCTGTACCGGCATGTATGGGGAATCTATTACCTTCTCAATTACAGATACTCGAAAACGGAAAGTTACCAAAAGGCGATCGCCATTCTGAAGGAAATTGATCGGAATGAGTATGGAAATCTCGAATACTATTACCATTTGGCTGCCGCTTATCAATGGATGAATTCCTATGTATTGGCCTATTCCTATGCGGAAAAAGCACTGCGGTACTATAAAGAAATTGATAACTTCTTAGGAGCCATTATGGCAGAATCCATCATGCTTATTTCACTTGGCAGCAATATTGAAACTGATTTCAAAGAGGTGGAAGCAGCGTACCAAAAGTTGATTCATAACTGTGAATTACTGAATATACCTGATAAGAAAACGATGCTTCTAAACAATCTAGGCTATGAGTATTACAGAAGAAAAGATTATCAAAATGCCCAAAAGTCTTATAAGGAGTCACTTCGACTTGTGGATAAGCCTTCTGTTCTATACCTTCAGCGTTGGTACAATTATCTAAAATGCTGCTTAGAAGGAAAATCTATGCGTAAAGCCGAGCTGCTTAAGCATGCTCGAGAAGGGCTGTCGATGGCTAAAAAGTTAGACACCAAAGTTTATATAATCGTATTTAAGCTCCTTATCCTCCGGATAGAGGAAAATGACGAACAATATTACCACTGCATAGAGGAGGAGGCACTTCCATACTTCACTTCCAGTAACAGTGAAATGCTTACGAACAGGTACGGTAAAGAACTGTACCATCATTACGTGGAAACAGGACAATACGAAAAACTCGTTCAAATTGCCAACCTGCTTATTGGTTCCATTAATGCTGAATAA